One genomic region from Cellulomonas fengjieae encodes:
- a CDS encoding DsbA family protein — MTESLAAERHVYGNPDAPVAVLEFGDLECPYCRAVAPTLRELVDTSDGQVRLVWRHFPLFEVHPYALSAALAAEAAGLHGKFWEMHDELLRHQDRLAEADLRAAAQALGLDPSEVAGDGAQVHAAAVSADYAAGIDAGVRGTPTIFVEGTRFQGKPTLDRLREAVAAVR; from the coding sequence ATGACGGAGTCCCTCGCCGCGGAGCGGCACGTGTACGGCAACCCCGACGCCCCGGTCGCCGTGCTGGAGTTCGGCGACCTCGAGTGCCCGTACTGCCGGGCCGTGGCGCCGACGCTGCGTGAGCTGGTGGACACCTCCGACGGGCAGGTGCGGCTGGTGTGGCGGCACTTCCCGCTGTTCGAGGTGCACCCCTACGCCCTCTCCGCGGCGCTGGCGGCGGAGGCCGCCGGGCTGCACGGGAAGTTCTGGGAGATGCACGACGAGCTGCTGCGCCACCAGGACCGGCTGGCCGAGGCAGACCTGCGGGCGGCGGCGCAGGCCCTCGGGCTCGACCCGTCCGAGGTCGCGGGCGACGGCGCCCAGGTCCACGCCGCCGCCGTGTCCGCCGACTACGCGGCGGGCATCGACGCGGGCGTGCGGGGGACGCCGACGATCTTCGTCGAGGGCACCAGGTTCCAGGGCAAGCCGACCCTCGACCGGCTGCGCGAGGCCGTGGCGGCGGTCCGATGA
- a CDS encoding ABC transporter permease, producing the protein MTTITATPPTTTVATARRPWLGDVRLVMARELRPIVREPFSVVFGLIQPLVFLGLFGPLLAGSVGESAGFAGADVWQWFVPAILVMTTLFGTSTTGANLLVEMQTGAHERLLVTPLSRSSQLVGRSLKEMVPLVAQAGIVILVMLPFGFRADPVGAPLGLAMLAVLGVGLGSLSYALAIAVRKQDWTFWVVQQTVLFPLLILSGMLLPLETGPQWMKVASAFDPVRWVVEAERALFAGDLTSSAVGAGWLAAVLTAVLGLTVGVRTLLRSTD; encoded by the coding sequence ATGACCACGATCACCGCGACCCCGCCGACCACCACCGTGGCCACCGCCCGGCGTCCCTGGCTGGGCGACGTGCGCCTGGTGATGGCCCGCGAGCTCAGGCCGATCGTCCGGGAGCCGTTCTCGGTCGTCTTCGGGCTGATCCAGCCCTTGGTCTTCCTCGGGCTGTTCGGGCCGCTGCTCGCCGGCTCCGTCGGGGAGTCCGCCGGGTTCGCCGGGGCGGACGTCTGGCAGTGGTTCGTCCCCGCGATCCTGGTGATGACCACGCTGTTCGGGACGTCGACCACGGGTGCCAACCTGCTGGTCGAGATGCAGACCGGTGCGCACGAGCGGCTGCTCGTCACCCCGCTGTCGCGGTCGTCGCAGCTGGTGGGGCGCTCGCTCAAGGAGATGGTGCCGCTGGTCGCCCAGGCGGGGATCGTCATCCTGGTCATGCTCCCGTTCGGCTTCCGGGCCGACCCCGTCGGTGCGCCGCTGGGCCTGGCGATGCTCGCGGTGCTGGGCGTCGGCCTCGGCTCGCTCAGCTACGCGCTGGCGATCGCGGTGCGCAAGCAGGACTGGACGTTCTGGGTGGTCCAGCAGACGGTCCTGTTCCCGCTGCTCATCCTGTCCGGCATGCTCCTGCCGCTCGAGACCGGCCCGCAGTGGATGAAGGTCGCCTCCGCGTTCGACCCCGTGCGCTGGGTGGTCGAGGCCGAGCGTGCACTGTTCGCCGGCGACCTGACCAGCAGTGCGGTGGGGGCGGGGTGGCTCGCGGCGGTCCTCACGGCGGTGCTGGGGCTGACCGTGGGGGTGCGAACGCTGTTGCGCAGCACGGACTGA
- a CDS encoding methylated-DNA--[protein]-cysteine S-methyltransferase, whose translation MPESPVPEGFVPGGAEPRVVHTVTHSPLGPLTLVAHDGALSALLLPDSKYEAVQGPFGERADDEFDEVRTQLDEYFAGIRTEFDLPLRLLGTTFQRRVWEGLLRIPYGQTRSYGELAAEIGLVPRTSSRAVGAANGRNRIAIVVPCHRVIGGDGSLTGFAAGLERKRFLLGHEAKGRPREHVLF comes from the coding sequence ATGCCCGAGAGTCCGGTGCCCGAGGGCTTCGTGCCCGGCGGCGCGGAGCCGCGCGTGGTCCACACCGTCACGCACTCGCCGCTCGGTCCGCTCACCCTGGTCGCCCACGACGGCGCGCTGTCCGCCCTCCTGCTCCCGGACTCGAAGTACGAGGCCGTCCAGGGTCCGTTCGGCGAGCGGGCCGACGACGAGTTCGACGAGGTCCGGACGCAGCTCGACGAGTACTTCGCGGGGATCCGTACCGAGTTCGACCTCCCGCTTCGCCTCCTGGGCACCACGTTCCAGCGCCGGGTCTGGGAGGGCCTGCTGCGCATCCCGTACGGGCAGACGCGTTCCTACGGGGAGCTCGCCGCCGAGATCGGGCTGGTGCCCCGGACGTCGTCGCGGGCGGTGGGTGCGGCCAACGGACGGAACCGCATCGCGATCGTGGTGCCCTGCCACCGCGTGATCGGCGGGGACGGCTCGCTGACGGGGTTCGCGGCGGGACTGGAGCGCAAGCGGTTCCTGCTCGGCCACGAGGCGAAGGGGCGGCCGCGCGAGCACGTGCTCTTCTGA
- a CDS encoding DNA-3-methyladenine glycosylase family protein, which yields MTTALVQRPFDPAPALASIVAHAVPGVETVDGSTVRRVVRFGGEPALVEATLLPDRIELRGSAGTPEDLVALAHSWFGLGDDLGAVHHAFEADPVLGPLVRARSRLRILGHPDGFEAAMATVLGQQVSLAAARTFGGRLAAAYGTPGPGGLIAYPTPDRLARADAVELQSVVRITHARARTLHAVADACARGLTLAPGSPDARARLLELPGIGPWTADYLALRVLGDRDAMPMGDLVLRRALAVRTATEVTRLAEQWRPLRAFAAVHLWTATAYAL from the coding sequence GTGACCACGGCCCTCGTGCAGCGCCCGTTCGATCCCGCTCCGGCCCTCGCATCGATCGTCGCCCACGCCGTTCCCGGCGTGGAGACGGTGGACGGCAGCACCGTGCGGCGCGTCGTCCGGTTCGGCGGGGAGCCTGCGCTCGTCGAGGCGACGCTGCTGCCCGACCGCATCGAGCTGCGCGGTTCGGCCGGCACGCCGGAGGACCTCGTGGCCCTCGCGCACTCGTGGTTCGGCCTCGGCGACGACCTGGGCGCCGTGCACCACGCGTTCGAGGCCGACCCCGTCCTCGGGCCACTGGTGCGCGCACGCTCCCGCCTGCGGATCCTCGGGCACCCCGACGGCTTCGAGGCGGCGATGGCCACCGTGCTCGGGCAGCAGGTGTCGCTCGCCGCGGCACGGACGTTCGGGGGCCGGCTCGCCGCCGCCTACGGCACGCCCGGGCCGGGCGGGCTCATCGCGTACCCGACGCCGGACCGGCTCGCACGGGCCGACGCCGTGGAGCTGCAGAGCGTCGTCCGGATCACCCACGCCCGCGCCCGCACCCTGCATGCCGTGGCCGACGCCTGCGCCCGCGGGCTGACCCTGGCACCCGGTTCGCCCGACGCCCGCGCCCGGTTGCTCGAGCTGCCGGGGATCGGTCCCTGGACCGCCGACTACCTCGCCCTGCGCGTCCTCGGTGACCGCGACGCCATGCCCATGGGCGACCTGGTGCTCCGCCGCGCCCTCGCGGTCCGGACGGCGACGGAGGTCACCCGTCTGGCCGAGCAGTGGCGGCCGCTGCGCGCCTTCGCCGCCGTGCACCTCTGGACGGCCACCGCGTACGCGCTCTGA
- a CDS encoding nucleoside/nucleotide kinase family protein, whose amino-acid sequence MTPDVLVDRLVRLVDAHEGRVRVLVDGAPQTRPGALADALVEPLRGLGRPVVRVHADDFVRPASVRYERGRRDPDAYLEDRLDVGALAREVLDPFIETGRYLPTLWDAVADRSTRAAVEHAPDRAVLVLDGALLLGRWLDADLTVHLAVRPSTLARTTAPGDAWALAAFARYDEEVLPGSVADVVVHVDDPRRPALEVTSA is encoded by the coding sequence GTGACCCCCGACGTGCTCGTCGACCGGCTCGTGCGCCTGGTCGACGCGCACGAGGGCAGAGTGCGCGTGCTCGTCGACGGTGCACCGCAGACGCGACCCGGCGCGCTCGCCGACGCCCTCGTCGAGCCGCTGCGCGGGCTCGGGCGCCCGGTGGTGCGCGTCCACGCCGACGACTTCGTGCGGCCCGCGTCCGTCCGGTATGAGCGTGGGCGACGGGACCCGGACGCCTATCTCGAGGACCGGCTGGACGTGGGGGCGCTCGCGCGCGAGGTGCTCGACCCCTTCATTGAGACCGGTCGGTACCTACCGACGCTCTGGGACGCCGTGGCGGATCGCTCGACCCGGGCGGCGGTCGAGCACGCACCCGATCGCGCCGTCCTCGTCCTGGACGGGGCCCTGCTGCTCGGGCGCTGGCTCGACGCCGACCTCACGGTGCACCTGGCCGTGCGGCCGTCGACGCTGGCTCGCACGACCGCGCCGGGGGACGCCTGGGCGCTGGCGGCCTTCGCTCGGTACGACGAGGAGGTGCTGCCGGGCAGCGTCGCCGACGTGGTGGTGCACGTGGACGACCCGCGGCGGCCGGCACTGGAGGTCACGTCGGCGTGA
- a CDS encoding mechanosensitive ion channel family protein codes for MLPLLNPGVVDDSVSDGVQGVVVPVAALLAAVVAAFVTATLIGVVVRRIARRSAVAADLTRRSRKPMRAVLLVVAIGIALRVSTETAEWTRAVGHVLLIAFICTITWLIGSLAFVLEDAALQRYRIDVADNRHARRVRTQIQVLRRITVAVLVLCALAAILLTFPSARAVGASLLASAGVISIVAGLAAQSSLANVFAGLQLAFTDAIRVDDVVIVDDQWGRIEEITLTYIVLHIWDDRRLILPSTYFTTTPFENWTRRAADLLGTVELDVDWEIPVEDMRTELTRLLQDTDLWDRRVGILQVTDAVGGLVRIRALASAVDAPTLFDLRCYVREGLVSWLQREAPQGLPKTRWEGAKPEAPRARPEATQPRTLPAPRAWSPDDTQTLFTGNRDARLFTGSIDAVERSRHFSGPGQEVIDEREQSAEDHGEGRHP; via the coding sequence GTGCTGCCTCTCCTGAACCCCGGCGTCGTCGACGACTCCGTCTCGGACGGCGTCCAGGGGGTCGTGGTCCCCGTGGCCGCGCTGCTCGCGGCCGTCGTGGCCGCGTTCGTCACGGCGACGCTCATCGGCGTGGTGGTCCGGCGGATCGCGCGCAGGTCGGCGGTCGCGGCGGACCTCACCCGGCGGTCCCGCAAGCCGATGCGTGCGGTCCTGCTGGTCGTCGCGATCGGCATCGCCCTGCGGGTGAGCACGGAGACGGCCGAGTGGACCCGCGCGGTCGGTCACGTCCTGCTGATCGCGTTCATCTGCACCATCACCTGGCTCATCGGGAGCCTCGCCTTCGTGCTCGAGGACGCGGCCCTCCAGCGGTACCGGATCGACGTGGCCGACAACCGGCACGCGCGCCGCGTCCGCACGCAGATCCAGGTGCTCCGACGCATCACGGTGGCGGTCCTGGTCCTGTGCGCCCTCGCGGCGATCCTGCTGACCTTCCCCTCCGCACGAGCGGTCGGAGCGAGCCTCCTGGCGTCGGCGGGTGTCATCTCGATCGTCGCCGGTCTCGCGGCGCAGAGCTCGCTCGCCAACGTGTTCGCCGGGCTGCAGCTCGCGTTCACCGACGCGATCCGCGTGGACGACGTGGTGATCGTGGACGACCAGTGGGGTCGCATCGAGGAGATCACGCTGACCTACATCGTCCTGCACATCTGGGACGACCGGCGGCTCATCCTGCCGTCCACGTACTTCACGACCACGCCGTTCGAGAACTGGACCCGCCGTGCGGCCGACCTGCTGGGCACGGTCGAGCTCGACGTCGACTGGGAGATCCCGGTCGAGGACATGCGGACGGAGCTGACGCGCCTGCTGCAGGACACCGACCTGTGGGACCGTCGCGTCGGCATCCTGCAGGTCACGGACGCCGTCGGCGGGCTCGTCCGCATCCGCGCGCTGGCCAGCGCGGTCGACGCGCCGACCCTCTTCGACCTGCGCTGCTACGTGCGCGAAGGCCTGGTGAGCTGGCTCCAGCGCGAGGCACCGCAGGGCCTGCCCAAGACGCGCTGGGAGGGGGCGAAGCCCGAGGCCCCGCGTGCCCGTCCGGAGGCCACGCAGCCGCGGACCCTTCCCGCCCCGAGGGCGTGGTCACCGGACGACACCCAGACGCTGTTCACCGGGAACCGGGACGCACGCCTGTTCACGGGCAGCATCGACGCCGTGGAGCGGTCACGGCATTTCTCCGGGCCGGGGCAGGAGGTCATCGACGAGCGCGAGCAGAGCGCCGAGGACCACGGGGAGGGCCGGCACCCCTGA
- a CDS encoding HNH endonuclease signature motif containing protein yields MFVQVRALIRVFGSSRIARMFDTVVRVGEVTARVRDAAADLAAVSRASAAWSAAERAEALAAVRAGEAALAEARAHLLVADRQAGDTVRRPGDRSFEAAHARVSRAGIGEATRQVRQADALVSMPVVAAGVREGSVPLPHLNALARVAATASPQVASVLRAPDTQQAVLAMARTRSAPDFARALARFVATQDPAGVQGEHDRQYRERFFTLSAQPDGVFLKGRLDRVAGESLRVALDAMGQFGDHTRSPAQASADALTMLAEKACAGTGPGAGERSATAPAGAGAGAGAGAAAGAGVGARAGVGAGEAAGTGVGGRGGATGAGGAAGGSGTVGRPHVSLLVPAETVAELIAHERAGADVVAPPITLPWGTVAPATLEDGTPVAMSELARVLCQADLTRIVMSAEGLPLDVGRTKRLFSTAQRRAVVARDGQCVWNGCEQHASRCEVHHVRWWGRDAGPTSVANAALLCRFHHSEVHRLHLSIHRQEKPPGWTRRQRTEAAAAAAARGDGGDVGEQSTPDAHGGGEWSEPAARGGGERGEPAARGGGQRVEPAARGAGQQGEPNERGRGERGRPDGRGGGVLAEPVGREPMRYVFRNTRGLTVNAPEGHRPDA; encoded by the coding sequence ATGTTTGTGCAGGTCAGAGCATTGATCCGGGTGTTCGGTTCGAGTAGAATCGCACGTATGTTCGATACGGTGGTGCGGGTCGGTGAGGTGACGGCGCGGGTGCGCGACGCCGCCGCCGATCTGGCTGCCGTGTCCCGGGCCAGCGCCGCCTGGAGCGCTGCGGAGCGTGCTGAGGCGTTGGCCGCGGTGCGGGCCGGTGAGGCTGCGTTGGCCGAGGCGCGGGCGCACCTGCTGGTCGCCGACCGTCAGGCCGGGGACACCGTGCGCCGCCCCGGGGACCGCTCGTTCGAGGCCGCGCACGCCCGGGTCTCCCGGGCGGGGATCGGTGAGGCGACCCGGCAGGTGCGTCAGGCCGACGCGTTGGTCTCGATGCCGGTGGTGGCTGCGGGGGTGCGGGAGGGGTCGGTGCCGTTGCCGCACCTGAATGCCCTCGCCCGGGTCGCCGCGACCGCGTCCCCGCAGGTCGCGTCTGTCCTGCGTGCCCCGGACACCCAGCAGGCGGTGCTGGCGATGGCCCGGACCCGGTCCGCGCCGGACTTCGCCCGGGCGTTGGCCCGGTTCGTGGCCACCCAGGACCCCGCCGGGGTGCAGGGCGAGCACGACCGGCAGTACCGGGAACGGTTCTTCACCCTGTCCGCCCAACCTGACGGGGTGTTCCTCAAGGGCCGCCTGGACCGGGTCGCCGGAGAGAGCCTGCGGGTGGCGTTGGACGCGATGGGCCAGTTCGGCGACCACACCCGCTCCCCAGCCCAAGCCAGCGCCGACGCGTTGACCATGCTCGCGGAGAAGGCCTGCGCCGGAACCGGCCCGGGCGCAGGGGAGCGGTCCGCCACGGCACCTGCCGGTGCAGGCGCCGGCGCTGGTGCCGGTGCAGCTGCCGGTGCGGGTGTGGGTGCGCGCGCTGGCGTTGGTGCGGGCGAGGCTGCGGGTACCGGTGTGGGTGGGAGGGGCGGCGCGACGGGCGCGGGCGGTGCTGCTGGCGGGTCCGGGACCGTGGGTCGTCCGCACGTGTCGTTGCTCGTGCCGGCCGAGACGGTCGCGGAGCTGATCGCCCACGAGCGGGCCGGGGCCGACGTGGTGGCCCCGCCGATCACCTTGCCGTGGGGGACGGTGGCGCCGGCGACGTTGGAGGACGGCACCCCGGTGGCGATGTCCGAGCTGGCCCGGGTGCTGTGCCAGGCCGACCTCACCCGGATCGTCATGTCCGCCGAAGGCCTGCCCCTGGACGTGGGCCGCACCAAGCGGTTGTTCAGCACCGCGCAACGCCGGGCGGTGGTCGCCCGGGACGGGCAGTGCGTGTGGAACGGGTGCGAACAGCACGCCTCCCGCTGCGAGGTCCACCACGTGCGCTGGTGGGGCCGCGATGCCGGCCCGACGTCGGTGGCCAATGCCGCCCTGTTGTGCCGGTTCCACCACAGCGAGGTCCACCGACTGCACCTGAGCATCCACCGCCAGGAAAAGCCCCCGGGCTGGACCAGACGACAACGCACCGAGGCAGCGGCTGCGGCTGCGGCACGCGGCGACGGTGGGGACGTCGGAGAGCAGAGCACCCCCGACGCGCACGGCGGCGGTGAGTGGAGCGAGCCTGCCGCGCGTGGTGGTGGTGAGCGGGGTGAACCCGCCGCGCGTGGCGGTGGTCAGCGGGTCGAGCCCGCCGCGCGTGGCGCTGGTCAGCAGGGCGAGCCCAACGAACGCGGACGCGGTGAGCGGGGCAGGCCCGACGGGCGCGGTGGTGGTGTGCTGGCCGAGCCCGTCGGCCGCGAGCCGATGCGGTACGTGTTCCGCAACACCCGTGGCCTCACCGTCAACGCACCCGAGGGTCACCGTCCCGACGCCTGA
- a CDS encoding helix-turn-helix transcriptional regulator, giving the protein MSTPASRLLSLLSLLQARRDWPGEALADRLGVSPRTVRRDVDRLRELGYPVHATKGPDGGYRLEAGTQMPPLLLDDEQAVALVVALQTTSSGVAGVDEAALRALATLRQVMPARLRAAADALQVTAVASASRHPEVDQHVLLTVGSAVRAREVLRFDYVGGGDTGPRGPRRAEAHHLVTWGGRWYLVGFDLDRADWRTFRVDKMTPKTGSGPRFAPRELPAADVAAFVAQRFTTINPWPCRGEAEVDMPASELARWAGPGALVEALGENRSRVALSAWSWDGVASTFAMFGVPLRVLGPPELVDAMHRLADRATAAVDR; this is encoded by the coding sequence ATGTCCACGCCGGCCTCTCGTCTGCTCTCCCTCCTGTCGCTGCTGCAGGCCCGGCGTGACTGGCCGGGCGAGGCGCTCGCCGACCGCCTCGGGGTGAGCCCCCGCACGGTCCGGCGCGATGTCGACCGCCTGCGCGAGCTGGGTTACCCGGTGCACGCGACCAAGGGACCCGATGGCGGCTACCGGCTCGAGGCGGGCACGCAGATGCCACCGCTCCTGCTCGACGATGAGCAGGCCGTGGCGCTCGTCGTCGCCCTGCAGACCACGTCCAGCGGGGTGGCGGGGGTCGACGAGGCCGCCCTGCGCGCGCTCGCCACGCTCCGCCAGGTCATGCCCGCGCGGCTGCGCGCAGCGGCCGACGCCCTCCAGGTCACCGCCGTCGCCAGCGCAAGCCGCCATCCGGAGGTGGACCAGCACGTGCTGCTGACCGTCGGATCGGCCGTACGTGCTCGTGAGGTGCTGCGGTTCGACTACGTCGGCGGTGGCGACACCGGACCCCGCGGGCCCCGCCGGGCCGAGGCGCATCACCTGGTCACGTGGGGCGGGCGCTGGTACCTGGTCGGCTTCGACCTGGACCGCGCGGACTGGCGGACCTTCCGCGTCGACAAGATGACGCCCAAGACCGGATCCGGCCCGCGCTTCGCACCCCGAGAGCTCCCCGCCGCCGATGTCGCCGCCTTCGTGGCGCAGAGGTTCACCACGATCAACCCCTGGCCGTGCCGGGGCGAGGCGGAGGTCGACATGCCCGCGTCCGAGCTCGCCCGGTGGGCCGGCCCGGGCGCCCTGGTCGAGGCCCTCGGCGAGAACCGGTCGCGCGTCGCGCTGAGCGCCTGGTCCTGGGACGGGGTGGCCTCGACGTTCGCCATGTTCGGTGTGCCCCTGCGGGTGCTCGGCCCGCCCGAGCTGGTCGACGCGATGCACCGCCTGGCGGACCGCGCCACCGCCGCTGTGGACCGCTGA
- a CDS encoding NAD-dependent epimerase/dehydratase family protein, which translates to MRVVVVGASGNVGTALLRRLVDDGSITSVVGVARRVPRSTPPAPYDVATWVACDVAAPSAVDTLTTAFAGADAVVHLAWAIQPSHDRRRLHDVNVAGTRWVLDAARRAGVPHVVVASSIGAYAPAPDDVPRGEGWATAGVRSSSYSVDKVAVERVLDEIEEAHPELTIARIRPALVFQRAAGHEISRYFLGPWVPKRALAGHLPVLPWPEGLRLQVVHAQDVAEAFREAVVRRVRGPFNLAAHEVLRGQDFADILANGRMRTVPVAQARAAVAVGWHARVVPVGPGWLDMALSAPLLDTSRAERELGWRPAWSGIEAARDLIAGIAAGAGTASPPMRPRHRDPGILDA; encoded by the coding sequence ATGAGAGTCGTCGTGGTGGGCGCAAGCGGCAACGTCGGTACGGCGCTGCTCAGACGCCTGGTCGACGACGGCTCGATCACCTCCGTGGTGGGTGTGGCGCGCCGGGTGCCCCGCAGCACCCCGCCGGCTCCGTACGACGTCGCGACCTGGGTCGCCTGCGACGTCGCGGCGCCGTCGGCGGTCGACACCCTCACGACCGCGTTCGCCGGGGCCGACGCGGTCGTGCACCTCGCGTGGGCGATCCAGCCGAGCCATGACCGCCGCCGGCTGCACGACGTCAACGTCGCGGGCACGCGCTGGGTCCTCGACGCCGCCCGCCGCGCCGGGGTCCCGCACGTCGTCGTCGCCTCGAGCATCGGCGCGTACGCCCCTGCTCCCGACGACGTGCCGCGCGGGGAGGGCTGGGCGACGGCCGGTGTGCGGTCGTCCTCGTACAGCGTGGACAAGGTCGCGGTGGAGCGGGTGCTCGACGAGATCGAGGAGGCGCACCCCGAGCTGACCATCGCCCGGATCCGGCCGGCGCTCGTCTTCCAGCGGGCCGCCGGGCACGAGATCTCCCGGTACTTCCTCGGCCCCTGGGTGCCCAAGCGCGCCCTCGCCGGTCACCTCCCCGTCCTGCCCTGGCCCGAAGGGCTCCGCCTGCAGGTCGTGCACGCGCAGGACGTCGCGGAGGCGTTCCGCGAGGCCGTGGTGCGCAGGGTGCGTGGTCCCTTCAACCTGGCCGCCCACGAGGTGCTGCGGGGTCAGGACTTCGCGGACATCCTCGCGAACGGCCGCATGCGCACCGTCCCGGTGGCGCAGGCCCGGGCGGCCGTCGCGGTGGGGTGGCACGCGCGCGTCGTCCCCGTCGGACCCGGCTGGCTGGACATGGCGCTGTCGGCGCCCCTGCTCGACACGTCGCGCGCCGAGCGGGAGCTGGGCTGGCGGCCCGCCTGGTCCGGGATCGAGGCCGCGCGGGACCTGATCGCGGGCATCGCCGCCGGCGCGGGGACGGCGAGCCCACCCATGCGACCCCGGCACCGCGACCCTGGCATCCTCGACGCATGA
- a CDS encoding ATP-binding cassette domain-containing protein: MIQTRGLTKDFAVSRTETVHAVRGIDLDIAPGELVAVLGPNGAGKSTTMRMLTTLIRPTSGTATVGGIDVVADPANVRRHIGYVGQGNGAGHQQRACDELTTQGQVYGLDRASARRRTGELLDALDLTALATRKVADLSGGQRRRLDVALGLVHAPRLLFLDEPTTGLDPHNRANLWEHIARLRSEHDMTIVLTTHYLDEADTMAERVVVVDHGQVIADDTADGLKRTLAGDRVVVRVAPGGNAARVAGLVGALPGARDVTVDGNRIDARVSDAAGAVPELVLAASAAGAPLLEALAVRPTLDDVFLALTGRSLRDEGAHPTGTTDEEAAA, encoded by the coding sequence ATGATCCAGACCAGAGGCCTCACCAAGGACTTCGCGGTGAGCCGGACGGAGACCGTGCACGCCGTGCGCGGTATCGACCTCGACATCGCACCCGGGGAGCTGGTGGCGGTGCTCGGCCCCAACGGCGCCGGGAAGTCGACGACGATGCGCATGCTCACCACGCTGATCCGCCCGACCTCCGGCACGGCGACCGTCGGGGGCATCGACGTCGTCGCGGACCCGGCGAACGTCCGTCGACACATCGGCTACGTCGGGCAGGGCAACGGCGCCGGGCACCAGCAGCGCGCGTGTGACGAGCTCACCACGCAGGGCCAGGTCTACGGGCTCGATCGGGCGTCGGCCCGTCGGCGGACGGGGGAGCTGCTCGACGCGCTCGACCTGACCGCGCTGGCCACGCGCAAGGTGGCCGACCTGTCCGGCGGCCAGCGCCGCAGGCTCGACGTCGCGCTCGGCCTGGTGCACGCGCCGCGGCTGCTGTTCCTGGACGAGCCCACCACAGGACTCGACCCGCACAACCGCGCGAACCTCTGGGAGCACATCGCGCGGCTGCGGTCCGAGCACGACATGACGATCGTGCTCACCACCCACTACCTCGACGAGGCCGACACCATGGCCGAGCGGGTCGTCGTGGTCGACCACGGCCAGGTGATCGCCGACGACACCGCGGACGGACTCAAGCGCACGCTCGCCGGTGACCGCGTGGTGGTGCGCGTGGCCCCCGGCGGGAACGCGGCGCGGGTGGCCGGTCTGGTGGGCGCGCTGCCCGGTGCGCGCGACGTCACCGTCGACGGCAACCGGATCGACGCGCGCGTGTCCGACGCGGCCGGGGCGGTGCCCGAGCTGGTGCTGGCCGCGTCCGCGGCGGGCGCGCCCCTGCTCGAGGCGCTCGCCGTGCGGCCCACGCTCGACGACGTGTTCCTGGCCCTCACCGGCCGCAGCCTGCGCGACGAGGGCGCGCACCCGACCGGAACCACCGACGAGGAGGCAGCAGCATGA
- a CDS encoding SDR family NAD(P)-dependent oxidoreductase, which produces MRTALVTGAGRGIGRGIALGLAEAGYTVGLVGRTRAHLDAVAEQIGGDVCVAAADLVDGTAVLDAVARVEEQLGGIGLLVNNAGVIERAEVPFVEDDVEDTWRVIEANVRGPLLVTHAVLPGMLARGEGRVLNMNSGAGHRAMTSYTGYAISKGALARFTTQLDAQYRDRGIRVLDLAPGQVQTDMTASMPVHDGRIEWTPVEAVAELVRAFGDGELDALSGRFVRAGTDTVESLLTALPQILAAGARTLRLGPYGDDDPVA; this is translated from the coding sequence ATGAGGACGGCGCTGGTCACCGGCGCGGGCCGCGGCATCGGCCGGGGGATCGCGCTCGGCCTGGCGGAGGCGGGGTACACCGTGGGGCTGGTCGGGCGCACCCGGGCGCACCTCGACGCGGTCGCCGAGCAGATCGGCGGGGACGTCTGCGTGGCGGCCGCCGACCTGGTGGACGGGACCGCGGTGCTGGACGCCGTGGCCCGGGTGGAGGAGCAGCTGGGTGGCATCGGGCTCCTGGTCAACAACGCGGGCGTCATCGAGCGTGCGGAGGTGCCCTTCGTCGAGGACGACGTCGAGGACACCTGGCGGGTGATCGAGGCCAACGTGCGCGGTCCGCTGCTGGTCACCCACGCGGTGCTCCCCGGCATGCTCGCCCGCGGCGAGGGGCGGGTGCTCAACATGAACTCCGGCGCCGGCCATCGGGCCATGACCAGCTACACGGGGTACGCGATCAGCAAGGGTGCGCTCGCCCGGTTCACCACGCAGCTCGACGCGCAGTACCGCGACCGGGGCATCCGCGTGCTCGACCTGGCCCCAGGGCAGGTGCAGACCGACATGACGGCCTCGATGCCCGTGCACGACGGCCGCATCGAGTGGACACCCGTCGAGGCGGTGGCCGAGCTGGTCCGGGCGTTCGGTGACGGCGAGCTCGACGCCCTCTCGGGCCGGTTCGTGCGGGCGGGGACCGATACCGTGGAGTCGCTGCTGACGGCGCTGCCGCAGATCCTCGCGGCGGGGGCGCGCACGCTGCGCCTCGGCCCGTACGGCGACGACGACCCGGTGGCCTGA